In Silene latifolia isolate original U9 population chromosome X, ASM4854445v1, whole genome shotgun sequence, the following proteins share a genomic window:
- the LOC141617203 gene encoding uncharacterized protein LOC141617203, translating to MHLANLQVRDLLLPNGEWNERFIRALIREEYAARILATRGREMNVTDVIFWPFTKDGVFTVKSGYGLIFDEYMSRKGSGRDKTRIGERERTFCRKRLWTLPVPNSWKILVWRIITNTLSVGKEFHRRQLAGDVLCGLCGESQGCMETLEHLFRDCEVSARIWAGSSLGIRVGGAESIGMAAWLTDWVQYLWKQDEGQVRVINFVAILWGLWTVRNKVKFDGMTKNPHVIADLLFGSIKDKVGILKDQLEGKCRIKGIGGGVEELMDQRRMEIRTGHPVQLIGCPDRCNVIRVKVDAGWERNYVAAFGWVAYDGQGQERMRRQ from the coding sequence ATGCACTTGGCGAATCTGCAAGTGAGGGATCTTTTGCTTCCTAATGGTGAGTGGAATGAGAGGTTCATCAGGGCGTTGATCAGAGAGGAGTACGCGGCAAGGATTCTGGCAACCAGGGGACGGGAGATGAACGTAACCGATGTGATCTTCTGGCCGTTTACAAAGGACGGGGTTTTTACGGTCAAGAGTGGCTATGGATTGATTTTTGATGAGTATATGAGTAGGAAGGGTTCAGGTAGAGATAAAACTAGGATCGGTGAAAGGGAAAGGACATTCTGTCGAAAACGACTATGGACGCTTCCGGTCCCAAACTCTTGGAAAATACTGGTCTGGAGGATCATTACGAACACACTCTCAGTTGGAAAAGAGTTTCATCGCAGACAACTGGCGGGTGATGTTCTGTGTGGTTTGTGTGGAGAGAGTCAAGGTTGTATGGAAACTCTTGAGCACCTGTTTAGGGATTGTGAGGTCTCCGCTAGGATCTGGGCGGGATCTTCGCTTGGTATTAGAGTGGGTGGTGCGGAATCGATCGGTATGGCGGCTTGGCTAACTGATTGGGTTCAGTATCTTTGGAAGCAAGATGAAGGACAGGTACGTGTCATAAACTTCGTCGCAATCTTATGGGGATTATGGACTGTCCGTAATAAAGTCAAGTTCGATGGAATGACCAAGAACCCTCATGTTATTGCTGATTTACTGTTTGGTTCGATTAAGGATAAAGTAGGGATTCTAAAGGATCAACTTGAGGGAAAATGTAGGATAAAGGGGATAGGAGGGGGTGTGGAAGAGCTCATGGATCAACGAAGGATGGAGATTCGGACCGGGCATCCTGTCCAACTGATTGGATGTCCGGATCGATGTAATGTCATCAGGGTAAAAGTTGATGCCGGATGGGAACGAAATTACGTAGCTGCGTTTGGATGGGTGGCTTATGATGGGCAGGGACAAGAACGTATGCGACGTCAGTGA